A genomic region of Silurus meridionalis isolate SWU-2019-XX chromosome 7, ASM1480568v1, whole genome shotgun sequence contains the following coding sequences:
- the LOC124388415 gene encoding uncharacterized protein LOC124388415 isoform X2, with protein sequence MMCKVLLCFCVLSLINHVFPTEISVHLNSSVALPCAFYLSNNDKLFNITWSFNGSIIASNKETESEQYLIASSSGFNGFFPLTVYNVTPHSQGLYECHVKSNLTDYFSNVTLIILAPPSVSVPFTEVVLGRESTIECLAKDFNPPNITFSWTRAGQEIRAPQKFQINHTEDGLYEGLSQLVLIPELTDRNTTFACVVNHETLEKPLVKEFRINITILPKVTLSVVPSSLRSSPLTLVCEISGFYPQNVSVLWIRNGTVLPETPQIQQNNDGTYRMRHFLTLSMEERERAGQVQCVAQQRHIFQPASSTIDLLTADSLVQKLLLTKSAKASVAMMIISLVLVLLLCFGFSWKRRDEKQKSLSVSCIILPPRVVVGQKGRVTISIEGRRADQVQTAWFLNDIPITDTSHKESSGSRGHTPRTSRVSLLSEKAPLLASTALGYYKLHTRKPLHSTGPTKQLLSSFTFIPTLLVHKGAVFKCQISYKGKDKIVMERVSEKFTVLSPPEVSEIQLSEPNEETGIVIMTVEASHFHPDVITFRWFCEGGELCPVAAPSALAAPRPDAQGFFSAQSQCRLPRDELERGETAVWVTVHHMCLKQPITRKTRGFIKKPTVSEITSSLYPQSPQTGLLTLACSITSFYPPDIAVKWLKRCNNVEMEVKKEEGLMEVWGPVQTQLKTFRAMALLTEVENRLKDIEKDAKFVCRIEHCSLLEPIERVWTNSPFVAPSIPASLSVSWNNDGVGVFSLCLSGGVPHPKLQWAAGGSFLMPLISRETEKVTDKAARELHSVCALTKSAEPQGGKASIQNVENGHLCNSQFPALQSEANNEILDSKRKQENQSERGQVTPDIIDETTNKAGQTEFDSLYINKVYVGKEGRRAERGCLRVTVEITHPALHLPVYFNWTEPEEEVESV encoded by the exons TTTTTCCTACAGAGATATCTGTGCATCTAAACTCCTCTGTTGCCCTGCCCTGCGCATTCTATCTTTCAAACAATGATAAACTCTTCAACATCACTTGGTCCTTCAACGGATCCATCATTGCTTCcaataaagaaacagaaagtgaaCAGTACTTGATCGCATCATCCAGTGGATTCAATGGATTTTTCCCCCTGACAGTGTACAATGTTACTCCACACAGTCAGGGGTTGTATGAGTGCCATGTAAAGAGCAATCTAACTGATTACTTCAGCAATGTAACACTGATCATTTTGG CTCCACCATCTGTATCAGTGCCTTTTACAGAGGTGGTGTTGGGGCGAGAAAGCACAATAGAGTGTTTGGCGAAGGATTTTAATCCTCCTAACATCACATTCTCTTGGACACGAGCAGGCCAAGAGATCAGAGCTCCTCAAAAATTCCAAATAAACCACACAGAAGATGGTCTATATGAAGGTCTAAGCCAGCTGGTGCTTATTCCAGAACTTACTGATCGAAACACTACATTTGCCTGTGTAGTAAACCATGAAACTCTGGAGAAACCACTTGTGAAAGAGTTCAGAATAAACATCACCA TCCTTCCCAAAGTCACTCTGTCTGTTGTGCCGTCCTCTTTACGCTCATCTCCGCTTACCTTGGTGTGCGAAATCAGCGGATTTTATCCACAGAATGTGTCTGTGTTGTGGATCAGAAATGGCACTGTCCTTCCTGAGACTCCTCAGATACAACAGAACAATGATGGAACGTATAGAATGCGTCACTTTCTCACTCTTAGCATGGAGGAGCgggagagagctggacaagtgCAGTGTGTAGCTCAACAACGTCATATATTTCAACCAGCTTCGAGTACCATCGACCTATTAACGGCTGATTCGTTGG TGCAGAAACTTCTGCTTACTAAATCTGCAAAGGCCTCAGTGGCAATGATGATCATCTCTTTGGTACTCGTCCTTCTGCTTTGCTTTGGATTCTCTTGGAAAAGAAGAGATG AAAAGCAAAAAAGTTTAAGTGTGTCATGCATCATTCTGCCCCCGAGGGTGGTGGTGGGACAGAAAGGCCGTGTCACCATCAGCATAGAAGGAAGAAGAGCAGATCAAGTCCAAACAGCCTGGTTTCTCAATGATATCCCTATAACAGATACATCACACAAGG AAAGCAGTGGCTCGAGAGGTCACACGCCAAGAACATCCCGTGTATCACTGTTGTCAGAAAAAGCCCCTCTGCTGGCTTCTACTGCTCTAGGTTACTACAAACTGCACACCCGAAAGCCCCTGCACTCGACGGGCCCCACCAAGCAACTCCTTTCCTCCTTCACTTTCATTCCTACCCTGTTGGTTCATAAAGGGGCTGTCTTCAAGTGCCAAATTTCCTATAAAGGGAAAGACAAGATAGTAATGGAGAGAGTGTCAGAGAAGTTTACAGTTCTGT CACCGCCTGAGGTCTCAGAAATCCAGCTCTCAGAGCCAAATGAAGAGACAG GTATTGTAATAATGACAGTTGAGGCCTCTCACTTTCACCCAGATGTTATCACCTTTCGCTGGTTCTGTGAGGGGGGAGAGCTATGTCCCGTGGCTGCCCCCTCAGCCCTGGCAGCTCCACGTCCCGATGCACAAGGTTTCTTTTCAGCACAAAGCCAGTGCAGGTTGCCCAGGGACGAGCTGGAAAGAGGAGAAACAGCAGTGTGGGTCACTGTCCATCATATGTGTCTCAAACAGCCTATCACACGAAAGACCAGAG GGTTCATAAAGAAGCCGACTGTATCAGAAATCACCAGCTCTCTCTATCCACAAAGCCCACAAACAGGACTTTTAACACTGGCCTGTAGCATCACAAGCTTCTACCCTCCAGACATTGCAGTAAAATGGCTAAAGCGATGCAACAATGTGGAAATGGAAGTTAAGAAAGAGGAAGGGCTGATGGAAGTATGGGGGCCAGTCCAGACACAACTGAAGACATTTAGAGCTATGGCTTTGCTAACAGAAGTGGAGAACAGGCTGAAGGACATAGAAAAGGATGCAAAGTTTGTGTGCAGAATTGAGCACTGCTCTCTCCTCGAGCCCATTGAGCGTGTCTGGACAAACTCTCCTTTTG TGGCTCCCTCCATCCCTGCTTCCTTGTCTGTCAGCTGGAATAATGATGGTGTAGGAGTGTTTTCGTTGTGCCTGTCTGGTGGTGTTCCACATCCCAAACTCCAGTGGGCTGCAGGAGGCTCCTTTTTAATGCCACTCATAtctagagagacagagaaagtgaCAGACAAAGCAGCAAGAGAGCTACACAGTGTCTGTGCATTGACAAAATCTGCAGAACCACAAGGAGGCAAAGCCAGCATTCAAAATGTCGAAAATGGACATCTATGCA ATTCTCAGTTTCCAGCATTGCAAAGTGAAGCAAATAATGAGATCCTGgatagtaaaagaaaacaagagaacCAAAGTGAAAGAGGTCAAGTGACACCAGACATTATAGACGAGACCACAAACAAAGCTGGACAGACTGAATTTGATtctttgtacataaataaagtatatgTGGGGAAAGAAGGAAGACGAGCAGAGAGAGGGTGTCTGAGAGTTACAGTGGAGATTACCCATCCTGCACTTCACCTACCTGTTTACTTCAACTGGACAG AGCCTGAAGAGGAAGTGGAgtctgtataa